In Thalassococcus sp. S3, the sequence CGCCGGAATACTGAAAACCGCTGGCCATCACGATCTCTCCAGAGCCCTCACGCTGACCGTTCACGAATTGACCGGTATAGACCGTGCCATCGGGGTAGGTGGCCTTGCCCTGGCCGTGACGTTGACCGTTTTGCCATTCCCCCTCGTAGCGGTAGCCGTCCGCATAGGTCATCGTGCCGGTGCCGTGATTGCGGGCATTCTGGAACTCGCCTTCATAGACGACCCCGTTGGAATAGGTTGCGACACCCTTCCCCTCGATCACCCCGGCCGCCCAGGCGCCAACATAGGTAGAGCCATCCGGATAGGTGATCTTGCCTTCCCCATCCGCAAGGTCGTCCCGGAAGCTGCCCTCGTAGATAGAGCCGTCGGGATAGGTGACCCGGCCCTGTCCTTCGATCTTGCCGTTCACCCAGCCGCCGACATAGACATATCCGTCCGCTCCGGTGAAGGTCCCTTGCCCGTGGCGCCGGTCATCCGCGAAGTCGCCTTCGTAGATGTCGCCGTTGGCATAGGTCACCTTGCCCTTGCCTTGACGTTTGCCCCCCGAAAGCTCGCCCTGATAGACGTCCCCGTTGGCCTGGGTCAGCGTGCCCGTGCCTTCGATCTGTCCGTCTTTCCAGAGCCCGACATAGGTCAGGCCGTCCGGCAGGGTCAGCGTGCCTTCGCCGTCCCGCTTTCCGGACAGGATGGCCCCTTCATAGACCGCTCCGTCAGGATAGGTGATCGTGCCCATGCCCTGTTTGACGCCGTTGACCCAGTCGCCACGGTATTCATAGCCTCCCGGGCTTTGCATCACGCCCTTGCCATCATGCTGGGCATTCCGGAAAGACCCCTCGTAGCGGACACCATTTGCATAGATCGCCACGCCCTGCCCGTTGATGACGCCGTTTTCCCATTCCCCTTCGTAGGTGCCGCCATCGGCGAAGGTGATCTTGCCTATTCCGTTCGGCTTGCCTTTGGCGAATTCGCCTTCGTAAATGGATCCGTTCGGGAACCTTGCGACGCCCTGGCCGCGGATCTCTCCATCCACCCATTCGCCCGAATACTGATAGCCGTTGGGCAGGGTGTAAGTGCCGGTGCCGTGTTGAAGGCCGCCGCGAAACGTTCCTTCGTAAACGCCGCCGTCATCGTATTGCTTGGTCAGAACCTGGCCGTCCTGAGCCAGGGCGACCGATGTCGCCATGACCGAGAAAACAAAGCCCATCGCTGCTATTCTGGGGGTCATGATTTGTCCTGAATGCGCCTGCTCTGCCCGTTTGCCGGGTGGCAAGAGGTTAAGACAGCAGGCGTCCCGGGGCAATGTCTTTTGCCGCAGGCCTCTTTCCCTTCGATTGGGATCTGCTAAATCCTGCAGTCATCCAGGCAGGCTAGGGGACCGACATGGCCGAACGTTTCCGCATCACCCTCGCACAATTGAACCCGACCGTGGGCGATCTGGCCGGCAACGCAGCCAAGGCGCATGCCGCCTGGAAGGCGGGGCGGGATGCTGGGGCCGATCTGGTGGCGCTGCCGGAGATGTTTATCACCGGCTACAATGCCCAGGATCTGGTGATGAAGCCTGCTTTTCATACCGCGGCGATCGCGGAGGTAAGGGCCCTCGCAGAAGCCTGCGCGGACGGGCCCGCCCTTGCCATTGGAGGCCCCTGGGTCGAGGCGACGGAGCTCTATAACGCCTATTTCATCCTCAAGGGTGGCCGGATCGCCAGCACACAGCTTAAACATCACCTGCCCAACGAAACGGTTTTCGATGAGGTTCGCATCTTTGACGCGGGCCCCCTGGGCGGTCCTTACAGTGTTGGAAACACACGGATCGGCA encodes:
- a CDS encoding MORN repeat-containing protein, coding for MTPRIAAMGFVFSVMATSVALAQDGQVLTKQYDDGGVYEGTFRGGLQHGTGTYTLPNGYQYSGEWVDGEIRGQGVARFPNGSIYEGEFAKGKPNGIGKITFADGGTYEGEWENGVINGQGVAIYANGVRYEGSFRNAQHDGKGVMQSPGGYEYRGDWVNGVKQGMGTITYPDGAVYEGAILSGKRDGEGTLTLPDGLTYVGLWKDGQIEGTGTLTQANGDVYQGELSGGKRQGKGKVTYANGDIYEGDFADDRRHGQGTFTGADGYVYVGGWVNGKIEGQGRVTYPDGSIYEGSFRDDLADGEGKITYPDGSTYVGAWAAGVIEGKGVATYSNGVVYEGEFQNARNHGTGTMTYADGYRYEGEWQNGQRHGQGKATYPDGTVYTGQFVNGQREGSGEIVMASGFQYSGEWRSGEINGQGIATYANGDVYEGTFQDGKRQGEGTMRYATGQEVTGNWENGALSEDG